In Leptospira perdikensis, the genomic window CCGGATACTTCAATGTCTTGTGCAGTCACCCATCCAAAGTCATCAGAAAGAAGGTTCACAATGACTTTTCCAATGTCTTCTGGTAAACCAATACGACCAAAGGCAGTTTGATCTGCTAATGGTTTGATGTATTCTGGATATTTATCAAACACTCCATCTCCAAAATTACTATGTGTTGGGCCTGGTGACACGGCATTAACACGAATTTTACGAGGCGCAAGTTCATTGGCAAGATAACGAGTCCAAGTGGAAAGTGCTGCTTTGAGAGATCCATAAATAGAATACCCAACAAAAGCTTTTGAACTTGAGGAACTGGAAGTGTTAACGATGGCGCCATTATCTTCCATAAGAGCCACTAATTTTTGTGTTAAGAAGATAGGGCCTTTGTAGTTGGTATTTAGAATTTTTTCAAAATACTCTTCTGTTAATTCGGTAAAGAGCATCGGGCCACCAATGCCACCGTTATTTACTAAGAAGTCAAAACTGGTTCGATTCCAAATTGTAGAGAGTTTGTTTTTTACCTCTTCGAGAAATGTATCAAAGGTTTCTTTTTTTGTGAGATTTAACCTCAGTGCCACAGCATGAACTCCTTTATTTTTTTCGATTTCAATCACAACTTCTTCTGCACGTTCTTTGTACGAATTGTAAGTGAGAATCACGCTGATTCCTCGTTTACCTAATTCCAGAGCCGTTGCTTTACCAATACCATTGCTACCACCAGTGATGATTGCTACTTTCATAAAATTCTCCTGTTGTTTGCTTGAATGGAAATGAGATTTGATTGTTGGATAAAAACGGTTGTTAG contains:
- a CDS encoding SDR family NAD(P)-dependent oxidoreductase encodes the protein MKVAIITGGSNGIGKATALELGKRGISVILTYNSYKERAEEVVIEIEKNKGVHAVALRLNLTKKETFDTFLEEVKNKLSTIWNRTSFDFLVNNGGIGGPMLFTELTEEYFEKILNTNYKGPIFLTQKLVALMEDNGAIVNTSSSSSSKAFVGYSIYGSLKAALSTWTRYLANELAPRKIRVNAVSPGPTHSNFGDGVFDKYPEYIKPLADQTAFGRIGLPEDIGKVIVNLLSDDFGWVTAQDIEVSGGHLL